The following coding sequences lie in one Rhodohalobacter barkolensis genomic window:
- a CDS encoding 6-pyruvoyl trahydropterin synthase family protein, with protein sequence MIFVTRKAHFNASHRLHNPGKSDEWNQKTFGKCNNPNWHGHNYVLEVTVAGEPDPETGYVIDLGKLKSIIQERILDPCDHKNLNIEVPFLDNIIPTSENLVKAFFDELEHDVTDAAYGKSKLYSVKLFETERNIAEYCPYRAV encoded by the coding sequence TTGATTTTTGTAACAAGAAAGGCGCATTTTAACGCTTCTCACAGATTACATAACCCCGGTAAGTCTGACGAATGGAATCAGAAAACTTTTGGGAAATGTAATAACCCCAACTGGCACGGACATAACTATGTTCTGGAAGTTACTGTGGCAGGTGAACCTGACCCCGAAACAGGTTACGTCATAGATTTAGGAAAGCTAAAATCAATCATTCAAGAACGAATTCTTGATCCATGTGATCATAAAAATCTGAATATTGAGGTTCCTTTCTTAGATAATATTATCCCAACATCAGAAAATCTGGTTAAAGCATTTTTTGATGAACTGGAGCATGACGTGACAGACGCAGCCTATGGAAAATCGAAGCTTTATTCTGTAAAGCTGTTCGAGACTGAACGAAATATTGCAGAATATTGTCCTTATCGGGCAGTTTAA
- the folE2 gene encoding GTP cyclohydrolase FolE2, translating into MISTNLKRFYDPTFVVTDQYKESLPDLQNGPASLIEGANVPIQQVGISNFKLPLKYPTPSGDVITLETSVDGYVGLDAGKKGINMSRIMRTFYKFKDEIFHPDKLRDILEQYQEDLESRSAFLKLSFSYPMIQESLRSGMSGYQYYNVAIEGKLDEQGKFTRFVHIDFEYSSACPCSFELAEHARETRDVATIPHSQRSVANITVQLNSEMMIDDLVMACREALKTETQVMVKREDEQAFAELNGAYQKFVEDAARLLYDELNTDERIRDFVVRCAHLESLHSHDAVSRICKGVPNGLR; encoded by the coding sequence ATGATTTCAACAAACCTAAAGAGATTCTACGACCCAACATTTGTGGTAACCGATCAGTACAAAGAGAGTTTGCCCGATTTACAAAATGGACCGGCTTCATTGATAGAAGGTGCAAATGTACCTATTCAACAAGTTGGTATTTCTAACTTCAAGCTACCGTTAAAATATCCAACTCCTTCGGGTGATGTTATTACACTTGAAACATCCGTGGATGGTTATGTAGGACTTGATGCCGGAAAGAAAGGCATTAACATGAGCCGGATCATGAGAACGTTTTATAAGTTTAAGGATGAAATTTTTCATCCTGACAAGCTGAGAGATATTTTAGAGCAGTATCAGGAAGATCTGGAATCCCGTTCCGCATTCCTGAAACTATCATTTAGCTATCCGATGATTCAGGAAAGCCTCCGATCGGGTATGAGTGGATATCAGTACTACAATGTAGCCATTGAAGGTAAGCTGGATGAACAGGGCAAATTTACACGCTTTGTTCATATTGATTTTGAATACAGCAGCGCATGTCCCTGTTCATTTGAACTGGCAGAGCATGCCCGGGAAACCCGTGATGTTGCTACGATTCCTCATAGCCAGCGCAGTGTTGCCAATATCACCGTTCAGCTGAACAGCGAAATGATGATTGACGATTTGGTAATGGCTTGCCGTGAAGCTCTAAAAACTGAAACTCAGGTGATGGTTAAGCGAGAAGATGAACAGGCCTTCGCAGAGTTAAACGGAGCTTATCAGAAATTTGTAGAAGACGCAGCACGTCTTCTTTATGACGAACTAAATACAGACGAGCGAATCCGAGACTTTGTAGTTCGATGTGCTCACCTCGAAAGCTTACACAGCCACGATGCAGTGAGTAGAATTTGCAAAGGTGTGCCGAACGGATTGAGATAA